A stretch of the Haloarcula ordinaria genome encodes the following:
- a CDS encoding metallophosphoesterase family protein produces the protein MNAGPTLNPTLDAAHRRIDRTQWDNIYVVGDVHGCRGTLEQLLETLDPSESELVVFVGDLVRKGPDSKGVVDIVRDRPNLVSVRGNNEQKLIDGRKSIDALTDADLEFIESMPAVISWDGAMVAHGGVDHRKPVVEHSLTELLNMRSLVPDGSYDRPYWFEARREGPRIYFGHTVLAAPHVTDWAVGLDTGCVYGGQLTAYDTNGEKLITVDPPKTYQERSSDSIVQPQSVPLP, from the coding sequence ATGAACGCTGGACCGACACTCAACCCGACGCTCGATGCCGCACACCGACGAATCGACCGCACCCAGTGGGACAACATCTACGTCGTCGGGGACGTTCACGGCTGCCGTGGCACCCTCGAACAACTCCTCGAGACGCTCGACCCGAGCGAGAGCGAACTGGTGGTCTTCGTCGGTGACCTGGTCCGGAAGGGGCCCGACAGCAAGGGGGTCGTCGACATCGTCCGCGACCGACCGAACCTCGTGAGCGTCCGCGGCAACAACGAACAGAAGCTGATCGACGGCCGCAAGTCTATCGACGCGCTGACCGACGCCGACCTCGAGTTCATCGAGTCGATGCCCGCGGTCATCTCGTGGGACGGCGCCATGGTCGCCCACGGCGGCGTCGACCACCGGAAACCCGTCGTCGAACACTCGCTGACGGAGCTGCTGAACATGCGCTCGCTCGTCCCGGACGGGAGCTACGACCGCCCCTACTGGTTCGAGGCACGCCGCGAGGGTCCCCGTATCTACTTCGGTCACACGGTCCTTGCAGCGCCCCACGTCACCGACTGGGCCGTCGGGCTCGACACTGGCTGCGTCTACGGCGGTCAGTTGACTGCCTACGACACCAATGGGGAGAAACTGATAACTGTCGACCCGCCGAAAACATATCAAGAGCGGTCGTCGGACAGCATCGTCCAGCCCCAGTCCGTCCCGCTGCCATAG
- a CDS encoding 30S ribosomal protein S8e, which translates to MKDQGRSPRKRTGGRRRPNHKKKKHELGTESTETQVGDQKLKVVDSRGNTSKVRAVTTDVASVADGAETVEATIENVVENPSNPNYARRNIITKGALVETSEGTARVTSRPGQDGQVNAVLEEE; encoded by the coding sequence ATGAAAGACCAGGGACGCTCCCCTCGCAAGCGGACAGGCGGTCGGCGCCGGCCGAACCACAAGAAGAAGAAACACGAGCTCGGCACGGAGTCCACCGAGACGCAGGTGGGCGACCAGAAGCTGAAGGTCGTCGACTCCCGCGGCAACACCAGCAAGGTGCGTGCCGTCACGACCGACGTCGCGAGCGTCGCGGACGGCGCCGAGACGGTCGAGGCGACCATCGAGAACGTCGTCGAGAACCCCTCGAACCCCAACTACGCCCGCCGGAACATCATCACGAAGGGCGCGCTCGTCGAGACCTCCGAGGGCACCGCCCGCGTCACCTCCCGTCCCGGTCAGGACGGGCAGGTCAACGCCGTCCTCGAAGAGGAGTAA
- a CDS encoding DUF2240 family protein, translating into MSLKTAVAAPFRQRGTERMAESEFVVALSLDRGWFSPDQAKTLVDIAASEGLVEQDGDELVAVFEPGSVEIPDGFAPGEDILQSRSTFERVLDTVLETGVEKQTAVAEINSLQSELGVTLEAAAVVYARSEGVDVSDVAADAREGL; encoded by the coding sequence ATGAGTCTCAAGACGGCCGTGGCCGCGCCCTTCCGCCAGCGCGGCACGGAACGCATGGCCGAAAGCGAGTTCGTCGTCGCGCTCTCGCTGGACCGGGGCTGGTTCTCGCCGGACCAGGCCAAGACCCTCGTCGACATCGCCGCCAGCGAGGGCCTCGTCGAACAGGACGGCGACGAGCTCGTGGCCGTCTTCGAGCCGGGGAGCGTCGAAATCCCGGACGGGTTCGCGCCGGGCGAGGACATCCTCCAGTCGCGGTCGACGTTCGAGCGCGTCCTCGATACGGTGCTTGAGACCGGCGTCGAGAAACAGACGGCGGTCGCCGAGATAAACAGCCTCCAGTCCGAGCTCGGAGTGACGCTGGAGGCTGCCGCCGTCGTCTACGCTCGCAGTGAGGGCGTCGACGTCAGCGACGTCGCGGCCGACGCGCGGGAGGGGCTGTAG
- the pyrF gene encoding orotidine-5'-phosphate decarboxylase: MHFFDRLADRITAADSVVSVGLDPDPDRLPETVRDADLPRWQFNRRIIDATHEHAACYKPNAAFYEDADGWRALQETIAYAHGKDVPVLLDAKRGDIGNTARQYARILDDDAGPAADAITVNPFLGRDSLEPFLQRADKGVFVLGRTSNPGGADLQDLELASGEPLYERVVHLADLWNDNGNVGLVVGATNPDELESIRELVPDIPFLVPGVGAQGGDAEAAVEHGLADGVGLVNSSRGIIFAGEDAHGDFFDAAGQSAKQLKRRLNQFR, from the coding sequence ATGCACTTCTTCGACCGGCTCGCGGACCGCATCACCGCGGCGGATAGCGTCGTCTCCGTGGGGCTCGACCCGGACCCCGACCGCCTCCCCGAGACCGTCCGGGACGCCGACCTCCCGCGCTGGCAGTTCAACCGCCGTATCATCGATGCGACCCACGAACACGCCGCCTGCTACAAGCCCAACGCCGCGTTCTACGAGGACGCCGACGGCTGGCGGGCGCTCCAGGAGACCATCGCGTACGCCCACGGGAAGGACGTCCCGGTCCTGCTCGACGCCAAACGCGGCGATATCGGCAACACCGCCCGGCAGTACGCCCGGATTCTCGACGACGACGCTGGGCCCGCGGCCGACGCCATCACGGTCAACCCGTTTCTCGGTCGCGACTCGCTCGAACCCTTCCTCCAGCGCGCCGACAAGGGCGTGTTCGTGCTCGGTCGGACCTCCAACCCAGGCGGTGCGGACCTGCAGGACCTCGAACTGGCATCCGGCGAGCCACTGTACGAGCGCGTCGTCCACCTCGCCGACCTCTGGAACGACAACGGTAACGTCGGGCTCGTCGTCGGGGCGACGAACCCCGACGAGCTCGAATCCATCCGCGAACTCGTCCCGGACATCCCGTTCCTCGTCCCCGGCGTCGGCGCCCAGGGCGGCGACGCCGAGGCGGCCGTCGAACATGGGCTGGCAGACGGTGTCGGGCTGGTCAACTCTTCGCGGGGTATCATCTTCGCTGGCGAGGACGCCCACGGGGACTTCTTCGACGCCGCCGGCCAGTCGGCGAAACAGCTCAAACGACGACTCAACCAGTTCCGCTAG
- a CDS encoding J domain-containing protein, producing the protein MQYERLITGIAAVFAVMTVALTAVGLFANPAVLFLAAMFAASTYFMYYHLSGKMAASVYERVERQAATGTRRTARGGFGAGPRDDWRPPRDGQRAAGERGGNRRQRRQRRRSRTGQQRQRVQRSRGPSTAEAYQRLDLDPSADQRAVKQAYREKVKEVHPDTETGSETEFKRVKAAYERLTDD; encoded by the coding sequence GTGCAGTACGAGCGGCTCATCACGGGTATCGCAGCGGTGTTCGCCGTCATGACGGTGGCCCTCACAGCCGTCGGGTTGTTCGCGAACCCGGCGGTGCTCTTTCTCGCGGCGATGTTCGCGGCCTCGACGTACTTCATGTACTACCATCTGAGCGGGAAGATGGCCGCGAGCGTCTACGAGCGCGTCGAGCGCCAGGCGGCCACGGGAACCCGGCGGACGGCTCGCGGTGGGTTCGGGGCGGGCCCGCGAGACGACTGGCGACCGCCGCGCGACGGCCAGCGGGCAGCGGGGGAGCGAGGTGGGAACCGCCGGCAGCGACGGCAGCGACGGCGGAGCCGCACAGGCCAGCAGCGCCAGCGCGTCCAGCGGTCACGTGGCCCGTCGACCGCCGAGGCCTACCAGCGACTCGACCTCGACCCGAGCGCCGACCAGCGGGCGGTCAAGCAGGCCTACCGGGAGAAGGTCAAGGAGGTCCACCCTGACACCGAGACCGGGAGCGAGACCGAGTTCAAGCGGGTGAAGGCGGCCTACGAGCGGCTGACCGACGACTGA
- a CDS encoding phosphoglycolate phosphatase, with protein sequence MEADSDVPPLVVDIDGTLTDRHRAIDPRVFPVLREWPDRVVIATGKAMPFPIALCEFLGIERAVVAENGGVVFVEATDTLRLEGDKEAAIRVADEYREAGHDLGFGRIDLANRWRETEVVVNIDQPLAPLERIATERGLRVLDTGFAYHVVDPSVDKGRGLETICSELDRTPAEFIAVGDSENDAELFDVAGESVAVANADEMALSRADRVTDASYADGFLEAVAPYRG encoded by the coding sequence ATGGAAGCCGACAGCGACGTCCCGCCGCTCGTCGTCGACATCGACGGAACGCTGACCGACAGACACCGCGCCATCGACCCGCGGGTCTTCCCAGTCCTCCGGGAGTGGCCGGACCGCGTCGTCATCGCGACCGGGAAGGCCATGCCGTTTCCCATCGCCCTCTGTGAGTTCCTGGGCATCGAACGGGCAGTGGTCGCCGAGAACGGCGGGGTGGTGTTCGTCGAGGCGACCGACACGCTGCGTCTGGAGGGCGACAAGGAGGCCGCTATCCGTGTCGCCGACGAGTACCGCGAGGCGGGACACGACCTGGGTTTTGGTCGCATTGACCTGGCGAACCGCTGGCGAGAGACGGAGGTCGTCGTGAACATCGACCAGCCGCTGGCCCCACTCGAGCGAATCGCGACCGAACGGGGACTGCGAGTGCTCGACACCGGCTTCGCCTACCACGTCGTCGACCCGAGCGTGGACAAGGGACGGGGGCTGGAGACAATCTGTTCTGAGCTCGACCGCACGCCGGCGGAGTTCATCGCGGTCGGCGACTCAGAGAACGACGCGGAACTGTTCGACGTCGCCGGCGAGTCCGTCGCCGTCGCCAACGCCGACGAGATGGCCCTGTCCCGGGCCGACCGCGTGACCGACGCATCGTACGCCGACGGGTTCCTCGAAGCCGTGGCTCCGTACCGGGGCTAA
- a CDS encoding GTPBP1 family GTP-binding protein, with the protein MSPDRAVLNRALERGEQEGGSVEFKERLTENLHLSDGRLESLAAQLRHRVLSGDGEATYVIGVTDNGGIAGISPAEFSESMDVLSLLADEAGAHIEEVQTWGVDGVGDHDATEDEAKPRGIVGVAIITEGSVLTDDDHIVVGTAGHVDHGKSTLVGSLVTGAADDGQGDTRSFLDVQPHEVERGLSADLSYGVYGFDDDGPVRMDNPHRKTDRARVVEESDRLVSFVDTVGHEPWLRTTIRGLVGQKLDYGLLTVAVDDGVTATTREHLGILLATDLPTIVALTKVDLVDDERVEEVEREVESALREVDKTPLRVERHGVETAIEEISETVVPVLKTSAVTQQGFADLDAMFESLPKTAGEDGEFRMYVDRTYNVQGVGAVASGTIKSGEVQAGDELLLGPMQDGAFREVEVRSIEMHYHRVDEAKAGRIVGIALKGVREADIERGMALLPRDADPTPVREFEAEVMVLNHPTRIGEGYEPVVHLETVSEAAVFTPEGGQLLPGDAGRTRVRFKFRSYLVEAGQKFVFREGRSKGVGTVTDVAPVDEHPR; encoded by the coding sequence ATGAGCCCCGACCGGGCCGTCCTGAACCGCGCGCTGGAACGCGGGGAACAGGAGGGCGGTAGCGTCGAGTTCAAAGAACGGCTCACCGAGAACCTGCATCTGTCCGACGGGCGACTCGAGTCCCTCGCGGCCCAGCTGCGCCACCGCGTCCTCTCGGGGGACGGGGAGGCCACATACGTGATCGGTGTCACCGACAACGGCGGTATCGCCGGCATCTCGCCGGCCGAGTTCTCCGAGTCGATGGACGTCCTGAGTCTGCTGGCCGACGAGGCCGGTGCACACATCGAGGAGGTCCAGACCTGGGGCGTCGACGGGGTCGGGGACCACGACGCGACCGAAGACGAAGCGAAGCCACGTGGTATCGTCGGCGTCGCCATCATCACCGAGGGGTCCGTCCTCACGGACGACGACCACATCGTCGTCGGAACGGCGGGCCACGTCGACCACGGCAAGTCCACACTCGTCGGGTCGCTGGTGACCGGGGCGGCCGACGACGGCCAAGGCGACACCCGGAGTTTCCTCGACGTCCAGCCCCACGAGGTCGAGCGCGGGCTGTCGGCGGACCTCTCGTACGGCGTCTACGGCTTCGACGACGACGGTCCGGTCAGGATGGACAACCCGCATCGGAAGACCGACCGCGCGCGCGTAGTCGAGGAGTCAGACCGGCTGGTGTCGTTCGTCGACACGGTCGGTCACGAACCGTGGCTCCGAACGACCATCCGCGGCCTGGTCGGCCAGAAACTCGACTACGGCCTGCTGACCGTCGCCGTCGACGACGGGGTGACTGCGACGACACGCGAGCACCTGGGCATCCTGCTGGCGACGGACCTTCCGACCATCGTCGCGCTCACGAAGGTCGACCTCGTCGACGACGAACGGGTCGAAGAGGTCGAACGTGAGGTCGAGAGCGCGCTGCGCGAGGTGGACAAGACCCCGCTCCGCGTCGAGCGCCACGGCGTCGAGACGGCCATCGAGGAGATCTCAGAGACGGTCGTCCCCGTGCTGAAGACGAGCGCCGTCACCCAGCAGGGCTTCGCCGACCTCGACGCGATGTTCGAGTCGCTCCCGAAGACCGCCGGGGAAGACGGCGAGTTCCGGATGTACGTCGACCGGACGTACAACGTCCAGGGCGTCGGCGCGGTGGCGTCGGGCACCATCAAGTCCGGCGAGGTCCAGGCCGGCGACGAACTCCTCTTGGGGCCGATGCAGGACGGTGCCTTCCGCGAGGTTGAGGTCCGCTCCATCGAGATGCACTACCACCGCGTCGACGAGGCCAAGGCGGGACGCATCGTCGGTATCGCGCTCAAGGGCGTCCGCGAGGCCGACATCGAGCGCGGGATGGCCCTGCTGCCGCGCGACGCCGACCCGACACCGGTCCGCGAGTTCGAGGCCGAGGTCATGGTCCTGAACCACCCGACACGTATCGGCGAGGGGTACGAGCCGGTCGTCCACCTCGAGACAGTGAGCGAGGCCGCCGTCTTCACCCCCGAGGGCGGCCAGTTGCTCCCCGGCGACGCCGGGCGCACGCGCGTTCGATTCAAGTTCCGGTCGTACCTCGTCGAAGCGGGCCAGAAGTTCGTGTTCCGGGAGGGGCGCTCGAAGGGCGTCGGCACCGTCACCGACGTCGCTCCGGTGGATGAGCACCCTCGTTAG
- a CDS encoding NAD(P)-dependent oxidoreductase: MHILLFGASGRVGSRVLQQARSEGHDVTAFVRDAEEVPPDVPTVVGDVRDVDAVGDAVPGHDAVCSALGPDNDDCVPVLEAGMVNIVEAMEAASVERLVAVGADGILQATPARLRLETQEFPDTMRALANAHYRAFEAVRSSSLAWTLVCPPLMPDGQVTNHYRTATDYLPDGGQSISVGDIATFVYRELVSNDHVGERVGIAY, encoded by the coding sequence ATGCACATTCTCCTCTTCGGCGCGAGCGGCCGGGTCGGCAGCCGCGTCCTCCAGCAGGCCAGGTCGGAGGGGCACGACGTGACCGCGTTCGTCCGGGATGCCGAAGAGGTCCCACCTGACGTCCCGACAGTCGTCGGCGACGTCCGCGACGTGGACGCGGTCGGTGACGCAGTGCCGGGCCACGACGCCGTCTGCAGCGCGCTCGGACCCGACAACGACGACTGCGTGCCGGTCCTCGAAGCGGGGATGGTGAACATCGTCGAGGCGATGGAGGCCGCGTCCGTCGAGCGGCTGGTCGCCGTCGGTGCGGACGGCATCCTCCAGGCCACGCCGGCCCGCCTCCGCCTCGAGACCCAGGAGTTCCCCGACACGATGCGCGCGCTCGCCAACGCTCACTACCGCGCGTTCGAGGCGGTCCGGTCGTCGTCGCTCGCCTGGACGCTGGTCTGTCCCCCCCTGATGCCCGACGGGCAGGTGACCAACCACTACCGGACGGCGACGGACTACCTTCCGGACGGCGGCCAGTCGATATCGGTCGGCGACATCGCGACGTTCGTCTACCGGGAGCTGGTCAGTAACGACCACGTCGGCGAGCGGGTCGGAATCGCCTACTGA
- the mch gene encoding methenyltetrahydromethanopterin cyclohydrolase, producing the protein MDSLNRMATELVDEAIDFADELTIDVHALDGDAAVLDFGVEVPGAVEAGMLLAEIQTAGLATIQTTMDSVDGAPLTHLELSTDHPALALLCSQKGGWELSTGDFEGLGSGPARALVAEEDVYQRIGYRESADFAVLAIETDQLPDETVAAQVAERTGVPETGVFLAVFSTASVTGSVVAAARAAELAVFRLSELGFDPAAVLSANARAPVAPVAGDEATAMARTTDALAYGAEVHLTVDESFDRFDEVASVAATEYGVPLEAVFEDAEWAFEDLPVELFAPAQVTIDVVGGDTHVVGETSEDVLAESFGL; encoded by the coding sequence ATGGACAGTCTCAATCGCATGGCCACGGAGCTGGTCGACGAGGCCATCGACTTCGCGGACGAACTCACCATCGACGTCCACGCGCTGGACGGCGACGCGGCCGTCCTCGACTTCGGTGTCGAGGTGCCCGGCGCCGTCGAGGCCGGGATGTTGCTCGCCGAGATACAGACCGCCGGGCTGGCGACGATCCAGACGACCATGGATAGTGTCGACGGCGCGCCGCTGACACACCTCGAGCTGTCGACGGACCACCCCGCCCTCGCGCTGCTGTGTTCACAGAAAGGGGGCTGGGAGCTCAGCACCGGCGACTTCGAGGGGCTGGGGAGCGGGCCCGCCCGGGCACTGGTCGCCGAGGAGGACGTCTATCAGCGTATCGGCTATCGGGAGTCGGCGGACTTCGCCGTGCTCGCAATCGAGACGGACCAGTTGCCCGACGAGACCGTCGCCGCGCAGGTCGCCGAACGCACCGGCGTCCCGGAGACGGGTGTCTTCCTCGCCGTGTTCTCGACGGCGAGCGTCACCGGGAGCGTCGTGGCGGCCGCCCGGGCCGCCGAACTCGCGGTCTTCCGCCTCTCGGAACTGGGCTTCGACCCCGCCGCCGTGCTCTCGGCGAACGCCCGCGCGCCGGTCGCACCGGTGGCCGGCGACGAGGCGACGGCGATGGCCCGGACCACCGACGCGCTGGCCTACGGCGCCGAGGTCCACTTGACCGTCGACGAGTCGTTCGACCGGTTCGACGAGGTGGCCTCCGTCGCGGCGACCGAGTACGGCGTTCCGCTCGAAGCGGTCTTCGAGGACGCCGAGTGGGCGTTCGAGGACCTCCCGGTGGAGCTGTTCGCGCCCGCGCAGGTGACCATCGACGTCGTCGGCGGTGACACCCACGTTGTCGGCGAGACGAGCGAGGACGTGCTGGCCGAGAGCTTCGGCCTCTAA
- a CDS encoding MTH1187 family thiamine-binding protein gives MACIGFLSVAPVVEESMAPYVADAVDALDAFDVEYETTPMGTIIEAQDSEELFAAAHAAHEAVGARSDRVETFLKVDDKRNVDQRASEKVEAVEAELGREARSGGD, from the coding sequence ATGGCCTGTATCGGATTTCTCTCCGTAGCACCGGTCGTCGAAGAGAGTATGGCACCCTACGTCGCCGACGCCGTCGACGCGCTGGACGCGTTCGACGTCGAGTACGAGACGACGCCGATGGGGACGATAATCGAGGCACAGGACAGCGAGGAGCTGTTCGCGGCCGCCCACGCCGCCCACGAGGCGGTGGGTGCACGGTCGGACCGCGTCGAGACGTTCCTGAAGGTCGACGACAAGCGGAACGTCGACCAGCGCGCCAGCGAGAAAGTCGAGGCCGTGGAGGCGGAACTGGGTCGCGAGGCCCGGAGCGGCGGCGACTGA
- a CDS encoding RNA methyltransferase: MTTSVLVPSSLTREAEDRREATRKLGYVARAATVFRADRLTVFPDPDGRGKWEDGFVETVLRYAATPPHLRKEMWDKRDELEYVGVLPPLRVRSQTGSGSEGSGSLRQGIVTEVGADGRVRVNCGMQHPISLPVPDGMDAGEGERVTVRVSSRRPVRAKLVDAPVPGYDVDAADLDAALSRDDAGLTIASSRYGEPVSTHRLGQVAERRDSEGGMTVAFGAPERGLPAILDVDPDAVRGDQTGDEPAGFDLWLNTVPNQGSEVVRTEEAMFASLACLTLTE, encoded by the coding sequence ATGACGACCAGCGTACTCGTGCCGTCTTCCCTCACACGGGAAGCCGAGGACCGACGCGAGGCAACTCGCAAGCTCGGATACGTGGCCCGCGCGGCCACCGTCTTCCGGGCCGACCGGCTGACAGTGTTCCCCGACCCAGACGGGCGGGGGAAGTGGGAAGACGGGTTCGTCGAAACCGTACTTCGGTACGCCGCGACGCCCCCGCACCTCCGAAAGGAGATGTGGGATAAGCGGGACGAGTTAGAGTACGTCGGTGTCCTGCCGCCGCTCCGCGTGCGTTCACAGACCGGCTCCGGATCCGAGGGTTCGGGGTCGTTAAGACAGGGAATCGTGACCGAGGTCGGAGCTGATGGGCGCGTTCGGGTCAATTGCGGCATGCAACACCCGATCTCCCTCCCCGTTCCAGACGGTATGGACGCGGGCGAGGGGGAGCGCGTGACCGTCAGGGTCTCTTCGCGACGGCCGGTCCGGGCGAAACTCGTCGACGCACCCGTTCCCGGGTACGACGTGGACGCCGCGGACCTCGATGCGGCACTCTCGCGTGACGACGCCGGACTCACCATCGCGTCATCGCGGTACGGTGAGCCAGTGTCGACGCACCGTCTCGGCCAGGTGGCCGAACGGCGCGACTCCGAGGGCGGCATGACAGTCGCTTTCGGCGCACCCGAGCGCGGGTTGCCGGCGATACTCGACGTGGACCCGGACGCCGTTCGGGGAGACCAGACAGGAGACGAGCCCGCAGGGTTCGACCTCTGGCTGAATACGGTTCCGAACCAGGGCAGCGAGGTCGTGCGAACTGAAGAAGCGATGTTCGCCTCCCTCGCCTGTCTAACCCTCACGGAGTAA